GTTGTGTCTGTATTGAGTTCATTGAGATGTTGAGCTACCGATGCGCCTTCCGTCATCCGTAAATTGAATAACCGCCTcatcaagtgaactttgtTAGAGGCTGATGGTTTCTCATACATACGGGAAAGAGCCGCCATAGACCTGCCgtggtcttttcttttgctatgtTGAAAGCAACATTGCGGGATAGCGTCAATCGGATAACTCCGATGGCTTGTCTGTCAAGAAGAGTCCAGTCTTCATCATTCATACCCTCTGGCTTATTTTCTGAAAGAGGTTGATAAAGCTTTTTCTGATCCAGATAATCTTCGATCTGCATCTTCCAAAAGCCGAAGTCCGCACCGTcgaacttttcaattttcatcttccCTTCGTCTGCAGCCATCGCTCCCACTCGAGTCTGACTTCCTATGGATCGTTTCTGACAATTCTCGcaaaaaattgacagaatcaccaccaaatgctctgataccagttGTTAGGAAATTACGCAGATTTCCCTATAAACCAGATTAGTGAGAATGCGAAATAACAGAagaaataagacacacaaatttgataaCGGAGTTCAGCCAATTGTGCCTACGTCTCAGGACCTGCTGCAGATCATTTTactaaagggagaaaatatacaaagtgtttacaacactcacaactcacaacccaccccaaattatactaagaatttttctcacaaaattctttcacaagctttgctcttaagcttttctctcaaactctctctaattcttttgggatgcattacaaatgagagttgtggggatttatataggcttcaaaagaacataggttgcctaagttaggcaccccttattttgaccaaagattgcctaagttaggcacctcttattttgaccaaagaatgcctaagttaggtccCCCCATTTTTGACCATGAGTTAGGCACCCCCATTTTTGGACCAAAGAATGGTTGGTGCCTATTTCTTTGACAGAGTGGCGATAATAGCAATTGGCTGTCCTTGCTGCAAATTTGACATTCCAGCACCACATTAGACTTGAAACAAGTATTCGACCCACCAAGAAATCCAGAGGATGGACGAAACTGAGAATTGTCATTACGACCTCCATTGAACTTGCCACGACCATAACACACATGAGAAAAATGACGTGAATCAGAAGCTGGAGGAGTAGATACAGAAGGTGTATGTAGGCAGAATACCTTGACCAGAATGAGGAGCCAGAGGTAGATCCGTACAAAGTAGTATGACGAACCATACGCGCTTCAACAGTGGTTTCAGCAACAAGAAGATGTGGGCGAAAATCTTTAAGAGACAAAGATGATTCCCCGAGCAATCAAGACAGTGCGAATCATATCATATTCCGACGCTAAACCATTCAACGCAGCAATGGTAAAATCATCatcatatatcttcacacgaGTGGCATGCAACTGATCGTGAATATGTTTGAGACGAAGAATGAAGCATTCAATCGAATGAGTTTCAGAAGTTACCATACATTTCGCCATATGAGGATTCCTTGCGCTCAAAGTGGAGCTTGCAGATTGGAGTAACAATTGGAGCTTCTGGGCAACTACACCCTCTGCGACAAATTACCGGAGAGAGAGTTTATTTCAATaatctgttttttatttatttttaacgtACAAAATGACCACTTTCATCTCATATTTAACGGCAAATTAAATGAAATGTTGTGGATTAAAACGGTATGGGGGaaattggcaaaaaaaaaaaatatttcatatccttaattttctttataaaaaaaatatatgagcAAATTGAAAGTTAGGTACAAGTTGAAAGAGTAAATCACCTACTAAAGAATGAATTACATCATACATGCAGTAGTAAGCTATCTAACAAACTAACAATCACCTAACCGTTTTCTAACAAGCTTAACAGCTATCACGTGACAACCATGTGAAACTGCTGATTGTACATACACAGTCATCACACATTTATTACTTGAGGGcaaataaaatagatttttcaatattttcccAACAATTACAAATgcataatattaaatttttatgaaatgtTGGAGTTAGGGGTGCCATGGTCACTTCCAGCCGAAGTGTGGCTCCATCACTGGTGAAGACTATAAGGCCCTATTTGATTCGTGTAAAAGATTTGATaggaaatattttttcatgtttttttcaATGGACTGAAAATGGAAGATTCTTTATTTGGTTGAAAGAAATGGAGAATTCATTTCTCTTGTTAGGTAATCCTGGGAAAGTAACCAagaaatatcattttatttccGTTCACATGTTTGGTTTGCGCAGGaatgtaaaacaaagtttgtttagttttccaattatacccatatgaaatattttttttaaaatgcatttaatgttatattgtaattttaaattgtagtcatgaaaaatgtacaTTTAAAGTTGGCTCATTTTCACAAACTTTCTTACGAtgaggaaaacaaaactcaataAGATAGGAGGGCTTCActtttcccctttttctcATGTGCAGGCAACCATTTCTCATGCATAGActtaccaaaaatgggaaatcAATTGATTTCACATCCCCAAGCCtcctttcccatgaaccaaataAGGCCTAAAAGCCATCAACTGTATTTGTCGAAAGCTTGAGTTGATGAAAGTATTGAAAGAAACTACATTAGACATTTTCATCTTCCAATGAATTtgcattattattttatatgttatGATAGGTAAACTTAaatgtgaaattttattccATATCCAACGTAAACGTGAAATTTCTCAAGAGAGCTTTTCCGGAGAAAATAAACATTTCAGGAAAGCTTTTCCAGCAGATGTTATTTCAAAACATTCTATTATCTCAAAAACAGATGGAGCCTTGAAGGCATTAACTTTCTCAAGTCAAGAGTCTAACTGGATTCCTTGAAGGCATTAACATTCTCACTGGATTCCTTTCACAATCAAATTGATACTTATATGAAAGGAATCCAGTGAGATTACAAAACATAAGATGACATGATTTCCATTTCATTGTATTGTAGTATTTTAACCATGCTAGAACTATAAGATGAAATTATGCTTGAAGTACTTTAAAGGTTGCGGCCACGACAAAATGGGCTTCCACAGAGACACTGGAAAACCTTCACAGGATGATCACGGTCATCAAAGTCAATGCCATAGTCCTGCAACAGTACAGACATTCAAAAGTAGGATAACAATGCCAAGTAAATAGTAATACCAAAATTATCAGATTTCGGTGAATCTTTCTTACCCAAGTGAGCTCCTCCATAGCAGCAACGTTCCTTGTTGTGAAAAGGGCAACCTGCACAATAAAAGacataaaaacatataaataaatgctTCCATTACCTGCTTGTATGAAGAAATGCTTCAATTAAATGCTCAGAAATCATACATGATAATAGTGATGATCTGGGGTCTCCACTTCAACAGGGATCTCAACCAAGGTAGCATCAAAACATCTAGCCAAAGAAATTCCCGAGTGATGTGTGAGGAGAAAAGTTTAGCACGAACCATAATTAAGGAGCGAAGAGTAAATTAACTCTATCCCATGAATCaaaatattgaagaaaataaaccaTTCAGGTCCTATATGACGTTGACACAGCTTGAATAAGTAGTGCTAATAAAGAAGAATTTTACGTACAGAAATTGAACAAGACATATCTACAACTAGTCACTAAGTGCATCTGCAAGATGAACTGTAGATGTAAACTTACTGGACAGTAATTTAATAACTAACTTGCAAGTAATCTATGGAAAACTTAAATACTAAACAAAGAAATTAGAGTTTGGGTATGATGAGTTCATGCTGACACCCCAAGCAATTTGAAGTTGGACTTGTGTAACCGAATCAATTAACTTTGGTAGAAAAGAATAGTGAATTAAGATTAGtacaaaacaaattggaaatcaAATAGAGTCGAGTCAATGATTAGATAATCAACAAGATGTTACTTCatgataaaattcaaaatctctAAACTGAGAATTCATGTAATCTTAAAACTTCTAGTCTGAGGAGAAGATAAATGGTTTTATCAAGCAAAAGAGCTTCCTAATCAACATTAAGATATATTTGTATTCactaatattattaatatatatctCATACAAGATGAAACTAGCATCTCTTTTTCGAGCAACAAAATATGTCACAATTTCTTCCTATCATCTGTTCAGATGCAAGTTTATATCCAACTACACTTATATATGGCCATGGCATGATAATACTGCACCAATATTATGCCAAAGTTAACTCTTATAATAGGGTAAGTAGAtatatatcctgcaagaggtAGATATCTTTAACGGTagcagaaaaagaacaaagtaTTAGTTTCATAAGGGCTTTCCCCAGTGCTCGAAATTCAGAGACTAGAGACTAGAGACTAGACGACAAGTCCCAGGTTTATGGCTGGTTGGGATGGACACAATACCCTGAGATTCATTTGGACAGGATGTTTTGAATAGCATCACAAACAACACCAGAGAAAACAATTACttgaaatttatataaaatagaacATCTCTTCTGCAAATTATAAAagttaatataaaaaaaaatatctatgTGGGTCGAAGGGAGAGGTGAAAGGTGACTTTTATATGTTTGTGTGCTTGTGTGTCTGTGGCATCTACACCTGTGATTGATACATATGTATAAGAGTATGGAATTTACACCTGTGATTGATAAATCTTGCAACATTTCCATAAACTGTAGCATCTAAGCAAAGTGCCTCTTCATCTTTTAAGACACCCCCTGAACCCCAGTCTGCATCTAGTAGCACCGGGCATGTATGCTTCTTACCAACACGCATATTTCGCTCATATAGTTCTGTATTGGTAACCATCTCTCCAACATATTCACAGACAAAAGCCCCTCTCGGCAAGTCCTCCAGTGTTCGAAGGCCCCACCCTTTTCCTTCGAGCGTCAAAAACACCTGAAACATATAATAGACCAGCATCATATCAAGCTATTACATAACTAAGGGGCACAACTGATATTCACAGAGAAAAAAACTAACCTGCAACTTCACAGTAATGCCTTGCTGAACAATCCGGTTTCCACAGTTCACATTACATCCGCATTTAGACCAGCATTCCTTTATAAATTTCCTAAATAAATGGCCCTTGCATGCCACAGGACTCTTCTTGTTTTTAAAGCATTCAAGTGGGCATTTTTTACAATATACGTAGTGGTGTTCTTTAGGTTCTTGTTTCATAGATATACAGTCTTCCAGAAACTTGTCCTTGACCAATCCCCCGGGTGTGTAAGCAAACCCACCCCTAGTTTCAATAGCACAGATACATGGTATCGGTGATGCCAGACAATCCCCATAACAATGCGGACAGCAACCCTCATCAGATATACGAACAAGTGAAAATTTCACATAGGCATTCTTATAAACTAAATTCCGAGGGATGTAAAAGAAGGTTGGCAGATCTTCAACATTGCTTCCATCTTCCAGGGAAATTTTCACTCTTTCTTCACCTCTAGTTATGTCATCAATATAAACACAGGACTTTACAACTCCAAGTGAAGAATGGTGGTTCTGAGCAGCCTCCACCTTGCATAATTTTGAAGATTGTAGCCCTCGGAGAACCTTTAATCTCTTTCCACTTTCACCACAAATTTTTTCAATGTCCTCAGTTGTAAAACCAATTAAGTGGTTGAGACATTCAAATCCACTGAAAACTATATGTTTTGGTATGTGGGGTACAATCTTGATAAGATTCTGAAATACAAATACTTCACTAGGAAAACTTGGGGCACTGCAATTATCTCGTTGGTAATCATCTTTTCTGGCAAGAACATCTTGTGCATTGGAAATTTTTAAATCCGGTGAATCTCTGAGTCTTGTTTTTTTATCAACAGTGGAATTAATTTGTATTGCCAAATGGGATTCCCCATTCCTATatgattttatgcatctcCCTTCCACCACTTCTACCGCTGCATCACAATTTGGCAGATGGAAATCATACTGTGGAGAAGAGGTACCAATCAAGGGAATTTTCACCTCTCCTGTTGGAGGAGATGATGAAACATCCATCTGTGACAAATCATAAACACTATCTCCATTGTCCACATTCAATGGTTCCACTTCCAGTAACCCTGAGCTGTCTTCACCATCATCAGCATTACAACCATCATAATATGAAGAATCATGTAACAATATCACATTGAGATTTTCTGCCACCCCTGGATTGCAGCTATGCACAGGATCTAAGTTATCCCAAATGACTAAAGCGCCTTCTTCCTGGTTTCTCTGGTTAGTTCTCAATAGTGGAATACATTCCTCAGATTCTTCAGAATCTGAAAACACATCTTCATCATTCTGATGTGCCTTTCTTGATGGAGCTGTTTCCAAGCAAGATTTAGAGAAGGGACATGACTTTTTTTCCTGTTGTATTGTGTATAATTTCTTGGTTGAAAAAGCATCAACTTCAATTTTGTCATACAATGGCACTTCCTTGTTCTCAGATTTCACTCCCTGGTACAAAAATACATGTAATGTTACATCACTGAAAACTAAGCATGC
The window above is part of the Prunus dulcis chromosome 1, ALMONDv2, whole genome shotgun sequence genome. Proteins encoded here:
- the LOC117615749 gene encoding probable inactive histone-lysine N-methyltransferase SUVR2, whose protein sequence is MLNVLKFHEFLYQGVKSKNKRALSYDKTEDVELPTKRICTSQRKKQAVSLSKSSLEKTPSRSAHSNDDLFSDSSSEELQTLSRRTVLRHQEEEVLIHESKGVKSENKEVPLYDKIEVDAFSTKKLYTIQQEKKSCPFSKSCLETAPSRKAHQNDEDVFSDSEESEECIPLLRTNQRNQEEGALVIWDNLDPVHSCNPGVAENLNVILLHDSSYYDGCNADDGEDSSGLLEVEPLNVDNGDSVYDLSQMDVSSSPPTGEVKIPLIGTSSPQYDFHLPNCDAAVEVVEGRCIKSYRNGESHLAIQINSTVDKKTRLRDSPDLKISNAQDVLARKDDYQRDNCSAPSFPSEVFVFQNLIKIVPHIPKHIVFSGFECLNHLIGFTTEDIEKICGESGKRLKVLRGLQSSKLCKVEAAQNHHSSLGVVKSCVYIDDITRGEERVKISLEDGSNVEDLPTFFYIPRNLVYKNAYVKFSLVRISDEGCCPHCYGDCLASPIPCICAIETRGGFAYTPGGLVKDKFLEDCISMKQEPKEHHYVYCKKCPLECFKNKKSPVACKGHLFRKFIKECWSKCGCNVNCGNRIVQQGITVKLQVFLTLEGKGWGLRTLEDLPRGAFVCEYVGEMVTNTELYERNMRVGKKHTCPVLLDADWGSGGVLKDEEALCLDATVYGNVARFINHRCFDATLVEIPVEVETPDHHYYHVALFTTRNVAAMEELTWDYGIDFDDRDHPVKVFQCLCGSPFCRGRNL